From the Synergistetes bacterium HGW-Synergistetes-1 genome, the window TATAAAATAATGAGTCGAGCCTATCTCAGGCCCAACTCATTATTTTTATAATTTGACAGTTTTTTATTAGGCTACGCGTTCGGACAGTTTGTGGACTTCAAGCACTGAGGTGCTTCCCGCATGATAGGCCAGCGTTGTTGGTGTCTCTCCGTCAAGGACAAGGAAATCTGCCTGTTTGCCGGGTTCAAGGCTTCCGACCTTATGCTGCCTGTTGACTGAGTATGCCGCATTCAGTGTTGAGGCGACAAGAGCTTCTTCTATAGTCATGTTCATATTCATTACACCCAGACCGAATATGAATGGCACCGACTCACAGAAGCAGGATCCGGGGTTGCAGTCCGTAGCAAGTGCTACCGGGACATCCCAGTCTATCATTTCCCTGCCTCTGGCGTAGGGCTTTTTCAGGCTGTAGGCAGTCGCCGGAAGAAGTACCGCTATAGATCCGGCATGTCCCATAGCACGAAGGTTCTCTTCGCTTGCGGCAAGGAGGTGCTCTGCAGACCTTACTCCGAGTTCTGCAGCAAGTCCGGCTCCGCCCAGATCGTGGACTTCATCGGCGTGTATCTTCATTTCAAATCCCAAAGCCTTCGCCGCTTTGAGTATCTTCCTGCTCTGGTCTACAGAAAAAACGCCCTCTTCGCAGAATATGTCGCAGAACTCCGCTATTCCCTGATCTTTTACCTTTGGGAGCATCTCGTTGATTATGA encodes:
- a CDS encoding imidazolonepropionase; the encoded protein is MTVKLYRNARVFTPLDSGHPLRGKEQGKIKEYSRGAILTVNGLIEAIGDEKEVLNGLSSPSFVNEERDMEGACVIPGFVDPHTHLCFAKRREDEFKMRLDGLPYLEILKRGGGILSSVKAVRSVTEEELFCNTKKLAMSALAKGTTTVEIKSGYGLDLELELKMLSVISRISRETPLDVIPTFMGAHAVPAEYKERPDDFVDLIINEMLPKVKDQGIAEFCDIFCEEGVFSVDQSRKILKAAKALGFEMKIHADEVHDLGGAGLAAELGVRSAEHLLAASEENLRAMGHAGSIAVLLPATAYSLKKPYARGREMIDWDVPVALATDCNPGSCFCESVPFIFGLGVMNMNMTIEEALVASTLNAAYSVNRQHKVGSLEPGKQADFLVLDGETPTTLAYHAGSTSVLEVHKLSERVA